Within the Myxococcota bacterium genome, the region GCGTCGCGGGAAACACGTATGCGTACGCGCAGACTGCCGCGGCGAGATACTCGCCCTTCTGGCCGCTCTTGCGCGCGGTCTCGAACCAGAGCTCGGCGAGCGCCAGCAGCCGCTCGTGCGTGTCGGGTCCGCCGAGCCCGGCGCGCAGCTTCTCGAGCGCCGCGCGTGGATCGTCCTCGAACAGGGTCGTGAGTCCGAGGCGCGCGAGGAACTGCGCCGAGAGCCCGCTGTGCGAATCGCCCGTGAGCGCGCTCTGGCCGAGCAGCCGGTCGATGTCGCTGGTGGTGGCCCGCCGGATGCCCACGGGCGTGGCGCAGCCGAGCACGAGCACGAGCACGAGCGAGAGCCGGAGCTTCGACATCGCGGGATCTTACCGTTTTCGCCCGAGTCACTCCGCTCGGATCGCAGCTGAAGCGCCGCGCTCCAGCCGTGACGGAATGTCCCAGTCGGATGAGCCGTGACTCACCCGACGCGGTCCGGAGCTGCGAATCAATCCTCGATCAGCTCTTCGTCGCCGCCGTCGGCGGCCGGCTCCGAGCCGGTGGCGGCGCCGGGGTTCACCGCGGTCCCGCCGTCCATCCGCTCGTACATGGCCTCGGTCATCTTGTAGGCGAGCTGCTGCAGGTCCTCGACGGAGTTCCGGAGCTCCTCGGGATCGTTGCCCGGCAGCGCCTTCTTGGCGCGCGCGAGGGCCGCGTCGACCTCTTCGCGCTCGGTGGTCTCGAGCTTGTCGCCGTAGATGCCGAGCGTCTGCTCGACCGAGTACACCAGACCCTCGCCGGTGTTGCGCAGCTCGACCATGGCGCGCCGCTCGGCGTCGTCGGAGGCGTGCGACTCGGCCTCCTTCACGAGCTTCTCGATCTGGTCCGTCGACAGGCCGCCCGAGGCG harbors:
- a CDS encoding Hsp70 family protein; translation: ETQGGIMTKIIPRNTTVPTRKSEVFSTTEDNQNLVRVHVLQGERELAVDNQTLGRFELVGIPPAPRGVPQIEVSFDIDADGILNVSAKDLGTGRAQQIKVSASGGLSTDQIEKLVKEAESHASDDAERRAMVELRNTGEGLVYSVEQTLGIYGDKLETTEREEVDAALARAKKALPGNDPEELRNSVEDLQQLAYKMTEAMYERMDGGTAVNPGAATGSEPAADGGDEELIED